The window CATGCCAAGTAACATATAGATCATCATTATATACAACTCCCATTGGATCATAACCATTTTTAGAAAAATCATAGTTTAGTGTTCCATTATCTACTCCTACCCATTTACTTCCATCATATTTTTTCACTCTTATTTGCCATACATGAGTTCCAGTATTTTCATACCAAGTAACATATAGCTCATTATTATATACTACTCCCATTGGGTGATAAGCAGTTTTAGACTTATCATAATTCAAAGAACCATTATCTACTTCTACCCATTTACTTCCATTATACTTCTTTGCTCTTATTTGAATTGGTCCTGAACTATGTGATTCATTCCAAATAACATATAATTCATTATTATATACTACGCCCATTGGATTATAAGCACCTTTAGAAGAATCATAATTTAGTGTTCCATTATCTACTCCTACCCATTCAAATTCTGGTTTCTTTTCCTCGTCTTCTACAGTATCTGCAAAAACACTAAAACTATAAAACATCATACATGAAACTATCATTGCTAAAGTGAATATAAACTTAAAATTCCTTTTCATTTTCTCTCTCCTTCTGTATTTATCATTTTTCTATATATTAACAGTAATATTTTGTAATTTTAAGTCTTATTTTGTAAAACCCCATATGATAGAGTTAAAGTTTAATCTAATTCAGGAAAAATATAGAAATATCTTCTTCACTTATCTATAGATTTTATTAATATCTTATAACTAGCAAAAGTAAAAGAGCCTACAATTTTAATGCAGACTCTTTATAGCAAATATACGAAACCTCAAAGTTTCTTTTTGTTAAAACACTATATTTACTTTTTAAATAATTGTATACTTTTCGATAGCTGAAACAAAATTGATGTGAGATTGTTTCATTTCTCTATACTAACATAATACCATGGCCCCCCTAAGAAATGTGGCTGTTAAAAGGCTCAAAAACGGAAGTATCACCAAATAGCCCAAGAGAAAGCTTGCCTATAGCTACTTTTCTTTTTTCTCTGCACCACCTCTCATTATACTTAACTATACTTGCAACTTGCCACCACTGTAACCCTGTTATATATCTTGATTCAATTATAGTCCTTTCCTTTTCATTAAGAGCTGATAACCCTCTATCTACCTTATTAATCTTGTTCTGAATTTTCATGATCTGATTTTCTAACCTGTTAATCCTTTCAATATTAGATATAGCTTCTTCTTCTGTAGTACAAACTATATTATATGTTGGAGAAGACTTTTCCTTGTCGTACCTAATAGCTCCAGTTCCTACAGTATCCATTTTTAACTCCTGAATTTCTGATTTTAAATTTTCAACACTAACTTTAAGCATCTTATAGTTGTAAAGCATCCACTCTGTTTTTTTGTATGTATCTTTATTTTTTCTTTTCATAATCTCTTCCCCTCTCATTCTCTATGTCTAAAATAAAAAAGGACACTCCTAGCCTATATTAGACTTAAGAGTGTCCGCTGCTTATACAGTAGGACTAATATGCTTTTTTCCTATTTCTTAAAGTGTAATCCATTTGAAGATTACCATTGTGATTGTTTATCTCTATATTAATATAATCTAATTTATGCTCATTATCTGCTGAATCCAGTACACAGCTTATAAATGATACCATCTGATACTTCAACATTTCTTTTTTACTCTGCTCTTTTTGATTCATTGTGTTCCTCCTCTTTTAATTGTATATTATTTCCAGAGAAATAGTTATTTCACTCTCACGGATTTTATAAAATTTTATAGTTTAATCTTCTTTTCATATAGCAACACCCTCCAAATAATCAAGAACTATTCCATTCCTTGACTTAACTTCTCTCATTCTCTCTGTTGGTATGTAATTGAATCCTCTCTTGCCTTTGTTAGCTTTCCATCTATCCCAATAATCAATTACTATGCCTCCTGGTATTAAATATCTCTTATCGTACTTCTTCATATAGCAAAGTATGAAACTTATTTCACCCATTGTCAGGGCATTTTTTATGTATTCTATTTGATGTTCCTGAATATGCGCTAGTGGCAATCCTCTTTCATCTTCTGATTCCTTACAATCAAAACTTATTGAAAGTCCTGGCTTAACAGTTCCCCTAAAATCTAGAGTTGATTTTTGCACTGGAAATGCTGATACGATTTTCTTTCCTTGTCTTTTTACTTGCCATGGCGTACTAATTTTCTGTATTAAAGCTATTCCTCTATTTTTATATCCTTCATTAGATTTTATTATTTCTTCTTCAAAGACCTTCCCTTTGTTAGCCATCTTGTAATTCTTTTTATAACTTGTATCTCTCAAAATCTCTCCTCCCTCAAGTTTTAAATATTTCAACCTTCTTTCCGACATTAAATCTTACTATTCGACAACTTTATATTATGATAAAATATTTTTATTATGATAATCGGAGGTGTTAGTATGAGTAAATGTAATGAAGAAAATTGTACCTGTCCAAATACAGAGTGTGAAAGACACGGTAAATGTTGTCAATGTATTAATTTCCACCGTGAATTAAAATCACCAGTTCACTGTATGAAAGAACTTGTTAAGAGTGAATAGTTAGTTCTAATAATGCTAAAATTTCAATACTTTTAGCATTATTATATTTTCATGTATATAAGATGCTATTAAAACTTAATTTCAAACTTCCCTGCTTTAACTTCTACTTCTAGCCCCTCAACTTCAAGTACCTCTCCAGTGATTTTATTGATTATGTTTCCATTATCTATAACTAGGTTTTTCTTTAAATCTCCCCAAGCTAGATCTTCTTTAACTTTTATGTAATCTTCATATCCTTCTAAAGCTTTTATATTTTCAAGAACTGAATCTTTATTAATTTTAAAATCAGACTTATCCTTTTTAATTACTATCTTTCCTGAAGGTAAAGCATACGTTTTTTGAGTTTTAGTCTCCTTCATTTTCAAAGTCTCAACATATTCTCTTAGTTTACTTTCAAAGAAGCTCGTTTCATTATCTGATTTCTTTCTTTCCTGATCTAGAACTGATTTAATCTGCTCAATCTTAGCCATGGCCACCTTTTCAAATCTTTCATATTCTTCTCTAGATTCTTTTATCTTATCTAATGCCCAATCCGCTGTATTATCGTTATCTATCTTCCAAGTTTCTCTTTCTTCTTCACTTACATTTAAAAACATATCTGCTAATCTATAATTTTCATTCATTTTTTAAGACCTCCATTAAACTATATTTCTAAACTCAAATTACAATTTTGAAACTTCGTGCCTTCCTGCTCGTTGTCTCCTCCAAACTCTTCATTTAGCTTTTTGGTTAAATTTATTCTAAAATTATTTAGATAATTTTCTTCACCCATCATTAGTATTGTTTCTTTAATAAATTCCTGTGCTTCTTTATCTTTTATATCTATTTCAACTTCTATAGTTCCTTTTATTTTCATACGTTTCCCTCCCTTATTACTAGATAACATACTATTTTAGTTCAATATGCCCCTTGTATCCCCGTCAAAATTTGTTATAATTATACAATATTTGTATTGTTTTTAAATTAGGAGGTGATATTATCGAAAATCTATTTGATTCTGAAGGTCGTATAAATCGATCTAAATATATTTATTATCATTTTATAGCTTTCATTGTTGGCTCATTAATAAATTTATTTCTAAATTTACTTCCTTGTAATGATGACAATGTCTTTCTTTTAATCTTTGTTGGTTTGTTATTTATAGCGTATTTAGTATTTGCTATCTGCCTTATGATACAAAGATTACATGATTTAAATCGATCTGGAATTCATATATTTCTATTCATGGTTCCTATTTATAACATCTATTTAAAATTCCTAATATTATTTGGAAAAGGTACTAATGGACCTAACAAATATGGAGAAGATCCATTAGCTTTCAAAGAAATTGTTTAATAGCAATTTCTTTTTTTATTTACCTAATTTTAAAACTATAATGCTATTTAAACTTATTCTTGGTAATCATATAATTAAATTTCCACTCATTCTTAACTTCCTCTATTACTTCAAGCCATGGCCTATAATTTTCCTCTTCAATCCTCTTTTGAATAACCTCAACTGCTTCAAGTAAAATTCCCATATCCACCACCTCTTTATGCTGCATGTTTTATGTAAAGCTGACTTACTATGTTTATGTATATTTCTCTTAGCTTCGTATCTAACTGAATAACATCTAAATAATTAGATTTGTCTATTGCAGTTCTAGTGGACCCATTAAGGGCCATTCTGCTTTTTAGATTTTCAAGTCTTTGCTTTAAGTTGCATCTAGCTCTTTCTTGAAGTAGCCTGTAGCTTTCATCAACAAATGTCTTATAATCTCCATGCTTAAGACCAATTTTTCTAAGCTTTCTACCTACTTCTTTTCTCCAGTCCTCTTCTCTATTTACTATGGTGTCTTTTATATCCGTTATTTGATTTTGAGTACTCTCTAACTTTTGCTCTAGCTCCTTTTGCTTCTTGTCCTGTATCACAAGTTGATTTATTGTTTGTTGAAGTATCTCTAGCTGTGATTGAGGTTTGTGTGGCTGATTAAATCTTTTCTCAACTTCTATGAAATAGTTTCTTATTTTATGAGCTTTTTCTGTTCTTGCAAGCATAACTAAATGTTTTGCTATGTCCAATTTTAGAATATAATCCTCTATATCATTCCCCTCGACATTAAGTCGAACCTTTACAAAATCTATATTTTCTACAAACATATCATCTTTAATCAAATTAGTTTTAATCCATCTTGAAAATTGTCCTTTCGCTAATTCCAATCCTTTGTACAACTCTCTAGCACTAACTACCTTTTCTTTGTTATCTGTTGTTTCCATTACTGGTATTAATCCATTCTCAAGCAAAGTTAAGTTATTCAACTGTATCCCCCTCCTCTATTTACTTAATTTTGTAATGCAATCACTACATATATTCTTACCTTCAAAATGCTTAATCTCTCTTGCATTTCCACAGAATACACATGCAGGCTCATACTTTTTAAGAACTACCATATCTCCATCAACATATATTTCAACTGAATCCTTGATATCTATATTTAAATTCCTTCTCAACTCTATCGGTAATACTATTCTTCCTAATTGATCTACTGCTCTAACTACTCCTGTTGCTTTCATTCTCAATCTCCTCCAATTTGTTTTTTATATTTTTTTATGCTTTTGATTAAGCTAGTTTAATTTTCAATTCTTCTTTTGGTGTGTATTTACTAAAGCATTCTCTTAGTCCTGATAAATGCTCAAACACATATAAATTCTCAGTTTCACATATGAACTTTAGTTTTTTGTTGTTTGATTTTCTTCCTCTTTTGCCTGTTAAGTCATAACAATTAGATACTGTTATTTCTACTAGGTATACTTCTCCAGGGTTTAAATTAACTTTTCTATTATTCACTATTGGTTTGGCTTTGCAAAACTTTCTTGCCATTGTTCTTCCCCCTTGTTAAATAGCTCGTTTATTTAGTCTGTGATTGAAGTTTCCACCTACAAATTCAATCATTCTACCATCGCACTTTTCTATGATTCTACTTCCTATAGCTTCATCAATATTTAACAGCTTGTCTGATGTATATTCGCTAGATACTATCATTGGACAACCCTTTAAGTATCTGTAATTTATAATCTCAAACATGATATTTATATCTGTTTCAGTGATCTTGCCTTTAAACAGATCATCTATGAGCAATACCGTTGCATTCTTGTATTTTGATATCTCCTTTTGGTAGTAATATTCATCAAGCATATTTTGTTTAAGCTGAGTTATCACGTCTCTGTACTGCATATATAAAACCCCTATGTTCTCACTCATTAGGTTATTAGCTATCGCAATAGACAAATGTGTTTTCCCCGCTCCTACTTGACCTAAGAATGCTATAGAGTTTGATACATTGTCTTGTATCTGTTTGAACTCTTTGCAATACATAATAGCTGCTATCTTTGTTTTTTGAAGTTCTCTGTTCCCTTTATCTTGGAATGTATCAAATGTCTTTTTCCTAAAGGCTTCAGATATGCCTGAGTTTCTTAAAATCGTCTCGTACAGAGTTCTTTCCCTGCATTCACAATCATCCATGGCATCAGTCTCTGGGTTATAAACCAATCCCCTATCCTTACACTTTGGGCATCTAAAAGATTCCGTTTTCTCGCATCCACTCTTTAAGTTCTTCTTCGGATAACTGTTCAAGTCCGTATGTTTCTGGTGGCTTTGGTTTGTATTCTCGGTGCTTTTTATCAGTGCTTGTACTCGTTTTTGTAGTACCTGTATATCTATTTCGCTCACTTGACTTCACCTCTTGATTTTTAGATTTAACCGTATCAAATTGTTTATCTCGACCTTGTGATTGTTTATTTTGATAATCCCTCATATAAGCTTCAACTGCTTCTAGAGTTAACAAGTTATTCTCTCTCCATCTTTTCAAAATACCTTCGATATAGGCTAGATATCTCTTTGAGTTACAAACTGCTATTTCAATTGCTCTTATGATTAATCTATAATCCATTCCATCATCATCTAGGTAAGCTATTAACTTTTGAGCTTCGATTGGAGTTATTGGATGAATGTTTTGATCAAATACTTTTTTTATTTCTGAAAATTCCTTATTACTACTACTACAAAAACTCTTTGTAGTAATCTTTGGTATTGCTCCGTCACTGTGTCGGTGTGAATCGTCACCATGACTCTTTAAATCGTCATTTTGACTTTGCGAAATGTCACTAGGAGTATTGCTATCGTCATTTTGTCCTTTGCTAACTTTCAATGCTTCGTAATAAAAATTAATGTCTATTTTATAATTTTGTAGTGTATATCCTTTTTCAAATAAATCCTTTACCAAATTTATAAAATTCACTCTATATTGATATGTTCTGTCATACTTATATTTAGGATTTCTTCTTCTATCTAAGTAGCCTTTTTCAACTAAGTTATCTAGTTTACGACTTATTGTTTTTTCTGAAGCTATATCCATTAATTCTTCTTTTAGTTCCGATGCTTTTTTATAGATCCATCCATTGTTTAACTCTTGTATTGATTCTCTTTTTTCTTTATATTTTTGAACTCTTTCATTTTCTTCGCTTATGAATTTATCAAAATCTTGAACTTTTTCACTCCAATAAATCATTTGATTTAATAAAATAGCTTCTAACATCTCACCTGTTATCGCTATATACTCTTCTTTTATTACAACTTTTCTAAGTTTATCCATATTCTCACCTGCTTTTGTATAAAATTTGTAAAACTTGTCTATGATTTAGATAAGATAATTTCTAAACCCTTAATCTTAGGGGAGTTCATATTCGCTCCCCATTAAAATTGAATATTTTTCTCCCCTACTCCCACCAATTAAAGAGGGCATCTTTGGTGGGAGTTTTAATTTCTATAAGACTACATAAAGTAAAGTTCTGTATTGTCTTAGTAGGGCTTTTATTTCATTCTTAATATATTTACTCCGTTTTAATTAAAAGTTCTCTCTATGGCTATTTTAGGATCATATCCTTTTTTATTAATCAAAGATTTTATTCTTGGAATGTAGTACTGTGTAAAGTTATCTATCTGAGTTGAATTAGGATATCTTAAACATCTGCTTTTATGCCATTCTTTATATGCTTCGATTATCTGTATCTCCATCTAATTCAGCTCCTTATTTATATTTCTTT is drawn from Tepidibacter hydrothermalis and contains these coding sequences:
- a CDS encoding DnaD domain-containing protein is translated as MDKLRKVVIKEEYIAITGEMLEAILLNQMIYWSEKVQDFDKFISEENERVQKYKEKRESIQELNNGWIYKKASELKEELMDIASEKTISRKLDNLVEKGYLDRRRNPKYKYDRTYQYRVNFINLVKDLFEKGYTLQNYKIDINFYYEALKVSKGQNDDSNTPSDISQSQNDDLKSHGDDSHRHSDGAIPKITTKSFCSSSNKEFSEIKKVFDQNIHPITPIEAQKLIAYLDDDGMDYRLIIRAIEIAVCNSKRYLAYIEGILKRWRENNLLTLEAVEAYMRDYQNKQSQGRDKQFDTVKSKNQEVKSSERNRYTGTTKTSTSTDKKHREYKPKPPETYGLEQLSEEELKEWMRENGIF
- a CDS encoding antA/AntB antirepressor family protein, with protein sequence MNNLTLLENGLIPVMETTDNKEKVVSARELYKGLELAKGQFSRWIKTNLIKDDMFVENIDFVKVRLNVEGNDIEDYILKLDIAKHLVMLARTEKAHKIRNYFIEVEKRFNQPHKPQSQLEILQQTINQLVIQDKKQKELEQKLESTQNQITDIKDTIVNREEDWRKEVGRKLRKIGLKHGDYKTFVDESYRLLQERARCNLKQRLENLKSRMALNGSTRTAIDKSNYLDVIQLDTKLREIYINIVSQLYIKHAA
- a CDS encoding Holliday junction resolvase RecU — protein: MRDTSYKKNYKMANKGKVFEEEIIKSNEGYKNRGIALIQKISTPWQVKRQGKKIVSAFPVQKSTLDFRGTVKPGLSISFDCKESEDERGLPLAHIQEHQIEYIKNALTMGEISFILCYMKKYDKRYLIPGGIVIDYWDRWKANKGKRGFNYIPTERMREVKSRNGIVLDYLEGVAI
- a CDS encoding DUF805 domain-containing protein produces the protein MENLFDSEGRINRSKYIYYHFIAFIVGSLINLFLNLLPCNDDNVFLLIFVGLLFIAYLVFAICLMIQRLHDLNRSGIHIFLFMVPIYNIYLKFLILFGKGTNGPNKYGEDPLAFKEIV
- a CDS encoding host-nuclease inhibitor Gam family protein translates to MNENYRLADMFLNVSEEERETWKIDNDNTADWALDKIKESREEYERFEKVAMAKIEQIKSVLDQERKKSDNETSFFESKLREYVETLKMKETKTQKTYALPSGKIVIKKDKSDFKINKDSVLENIKALEGYEDYIKVKEDLAWGDLKKNLVIDNGNIINKITGEVLEVEGLEVEVKAGKFEIKF
- a CDS encoding AbrB/MazE/SpoVT family DNA-binding domain-containing protein; its protein translation is MKATGVVRAVDQLGRIVLPIELRRNLNIDIKDSVEIYVDGDMVVLKKYEPACVFCGNAREIKHFEGKNICSDCITKLSK
- a CDS encoding ATP-binding protein, giving the protein MNSYPKKNLKSGCEKTESFRCPKCKDRGLVYNPETDAMDDCECRERTLYETILRNSGISEAFRKKTFDTFQDKGNRELQKTKIAAIMYCKEFKQIQDNVSNSIAFLGQVGAGKTHLSIAIANNLMSENIGVLYMQYRDVITQLKQNMLDEYYYQKEISKYKNATVLLIDDLFKGKITETDINIMFEIINYRYLKGCPMIVSSEYTSDKLLNIDEAIGSRIIEKCDGRMIEFVGGNFNHRLNKRAI